The nucleotide sequence GCCAGGACGGCCACGATAAACAGCAGGGCGTAGCTCGGCGGCGAGGCCGTGGCCGCAATCGGGTCGCGGGCCCGGGTCCATAGATCACCGGCGGCGAACAAAGTGATCGAGAGCAGGCCGAGGGTGAATCCCAGATGCATATTCGACCACAGCGCATAGATCGCCGCGATCCACGCCGACGTCGCCAGTCTGTGCGCGTCGCCGGCGCGCAGGCGCTGGATCACGAGATATTGCGCCAGCAGAGCAAGGTTGCTGGCGAGCATCGGTCGCAGCCCCAGATTCGTACTGACCGGCAGCAGGACCAGTGCACCGATCAGCATTGGCCAGAATGGATGGAGACCATGGCGGCGCAGCGCGCAGGCCGGGATGAGCGCATAGGTCGCCAGGCCCAGCAGGCCGACGGCGAACACGCTGCCGGTTATCCCCAATACGCTGTACATGGGGGCGGCGATGGCCTCGAACAGCCATTGATAGAGCACCCAGTGGCGATCCGGGAAAGTCCAGGAAAACAGATCGTGATGCGGCAGGCCGTTCGCCCAGATCGCCTGTCCGGCACGAAAAAGCCAGCCCCAGTCGGCCGTGATCGCGCCGAGCTGCATGTGGCGCGCGAACAGCCAGACAGCGATGACGAACACGACGGTGCCCGGAACAGCGGTGGCGAGCGCTGGGGCGAGGCGCCGGATCGCGGGTCTCACGGTTGCCGTAACCGCCTGCGACTGCGACTATTATTCTCAGGGGGCACAACGTGGCGAGATCGATTGCCGAAACGCGCGACCGCCGGCGCGTCGAGCGCCGGTCGAACGCGGATCGCGCCGCGTCGCAAGGGATCGATAAGCGACATGAAGGCAGACTCCGTAGCACTCGGCCGGCGTGCGTCCGCGCCTACGCCCTTAGGCGGCCCGGGACAGGGCGAAACGACACCGCGATCGAAAAGTCGTCAGTTTGCCATATCCGCTCGCCGCTGTTTGCCATATATCGGAGGGTCTGCGTTTAGATGAACACGGCCCGGAATACGAACAACCGTCGGTGGGGCGGGTTGATCGTGGCGGTGCTCGGTGTGATCGGTGCGATCTATCTCGGTATCGGCGCGCGCAACGCGGCACTCGACGGCGCCATCCGGCAGGCCACGACCGAACTCGCGCCGACTCTGGGTGCCCGGGCGAACGGCAGCCCCCAGGCCGTCGTTCACCGTCTGGTCACCACCGACGCCTCGGACATGGCTTTTCTCACGGTACGCGACCGCGCGCACCGGCTCGTCGCCTCCGATGGCGCGTGGTCGCACTGGTTCGCCGGCTGGGCTTCAAGTGCAACGGTGCGGGCCTGGCGTGCCTGGATGTATCGCACGCTGTGCGCGGATACGTATCGATCGGTACTCGACGGCGCACAACTGCACGCGGGTGTGCCGTGGTGGCGTGTGGCGATCATCGCCGGGCCGCCATTCTGGGCGACGTTGCTGCTGTCGGCCCTGGGCCTGGTGCTGTTCGAGCGCGAGCGCCGTGCCCACAGGCAGGCGCCGCCCCGCCTCGCCGCCAAGGGAGCGGCATCCGGGCGCCGCTCGCGGCCGAAGTCGGCGCAGGCATCGGCTTGGCGCGAACGGCTGCGTCGCGCGCTACCCGCGCGGCGCGGCGAGCCGCCGCGGCCAGCGACCGGGGCGAGCCCGGCGCCCGGGTTTGAGCCGATCGGTTCTCGGGGGCGGACGCCGACGCAGGCCCCGGCCCCCAAGCCGGCGCCGTCCCGGAATGACGACAAGCCCGCGCCGGAGTCGACGCCCGCGGCCGTTGACGATCCGGCGCAGGTTGTGGCGCCCGCGGCCCCGGCCGGCGCGGCGTCGGCCGAGCGTACGCCGTCGGCGCCCCGCGCATCGTCGGCATTCGGCCCGTACCTGCTTCGTTTTCAACCGGTCTGGCGCGGCGCCATGGATGGCCTGCTCGCCGGGGCGGCGGTGCGACTCGTGCCCGCCGACAACGCCGATGCCCGGCCGCGCACGCTCGATGAGGTGATGGTCGAGGGCCCGGACGAACCCGAGGCGTGCCGGACATTCGTACAGTGGTTGATGCGGCGGCTGGTCACCCTGCAGGCGAACTGGCGCACCCTCGAATTGCCGCATGTGCCGGTGGTGCTTCTGCTTCCGGAGACACTGCTCGGGTTCGAGGGCGCCGAGCAGATCTGGGCCGAGACGCTATCGCGATACGAGCCGGCCGCGGGCGACCTGGTGTTCTGTGTCGAGCGCATGCCCGGGGCGGGCGAGACGATGCTGCCCGTGCGCTGGGCGGTCGCCGAGCAGCGCACGCGTGACGGCCAGCTCTGGTATCGCCTGATGTCCGGCGGACACGATGAATCGTCGGCGGACGCGGTTGCCGACGGGACGCGCTTTGTCCTGCCCGACGACGGCGCGATGGACAGCGTGCATCAACCGCTGCCGCCGCGCGCTTTCGGGCGCCTGATGAGCCGTTCGGAGTTGGCCCCGCTCTAGGTGTTCGGCCCCGGCCCGCCGCGCGGGGGCGGGCTCGGCCTCAGCCGACGTCGGTCGCCCGGGCGGCGGCGTTGGCCAGGCGGGCGAAGTCGGCCGCCGCCAACTGTTCCGCGCGCTCGCTGGGATCGACATCGCAGGCGGCGATGGTCTCGGCGTCGAGAAACCGCTTGAGCCCATTGCGCAGCGTCTTGCGGCGTTGTCCGAATGCCGCGGTCACGATGCGATCGAACATGCGGGTATCGTCGATGACGAAGTCCGGCGGTCGCGGGACCAGGCGAACCACCGAGGACATCACCCGGGGCGGCGGACGAAACGCGCCCGGGCCGACGTCGAACAGCAGGCTTGCCTCGGCGCGTGCCGCGATGGCCACCGAAAGACGCCCATAATCGCGGCTTCCCGGCGCCGCCACCATGCGATCCACGACTTCCTTTTGCAGCATGAAGTGCATGTCGGTGATCTTGGCGGTGCTTGTCAGTAGGGCGAACAGCAGGGGCGAGGAGATGTTGTAGGGCAGGTTGCCGACCAGCCGCAACGGTCCCGCGCGGCGCTCGGCGAGCGCACCGTAGTCGATTCCGAGCGCGTCGCCGGCGATCACTTCCAGCCCTTTGCGCTGGGCCGCGCGGTCCGCCCAACGGGCGATCAGGTCGCGATCGATCTCGATCACCGAGAGCTGATCCAGCCGATCCAGCAACGGTTCGGTCAGCGCGCCTTCGCCGGGGCCGATCTCGACCATGCGGTCGTCGGCATTGGCGTTGACGGCGGCGAGAATGCGATCGATCACCCCGCGTTCATGCAGGAAATGCTGGCCGAAGCGTTTACGCGCCATGATCGCTCGCCACCATCTGCGCCGCGATCTTCAGCGCCGCCTCGAGGCTGCCGGTGTCCACGCGGTCGGTGCCGGCGAGTTCCAGTGCCGTGCCGTGGTCGACCGAGGTGCGCACGATCGGCAGGCCCAGGCTCACATTGACGGTGCGCGAGAAACCGAGATGCTTGATCACCGGCAGGCCCTGGTCGTGGTACATGGCCAATACGACATCGGCCTGGGCCAGCTGGTCCCGGGTGAACAGTGTATCCGCGGGAAGCGGGCCCACGGCGTCGATGCCCCGGCTGCGAGCGGCCTCGATCGCCGGCGCGATGATGTCGATTTCCTCGCGGCCGAGATAGCCGTTCTCGCCGGCATGCGGGTTGAGTCCGGCGACCCTTATGCGCGGCCGGGCCATGCCGAAACGTTGGCCCAGCCCGGCGTGAAGCGTGTCCAGGGTATGCGCGAGATCGGCGCCGTTGATGGCGCCGGGTACGGCCGAAAGCGGGATGTGTACCGTGGCCAGGGCGACGCGCAGGCTGCCGTCGTCGGTGGTCAGCATCATCACCGGCGCCGCGCTGTGGCAACGCGCGGCGAGATAGCCGGTATGCCCCGTGAAAGCGAAGCCGGCCTGATTGATCACCGCCTTGTGCACCGGGCCGGTGACCAGCGCGTCCGCTGCGCCGTCGCGACACCGCGCCACCGCGCGGTCGAGTGTGGCGAGCACGTAGGGCGCGTTGTCCGGATCGAGCCGCCCGGCCTCGGCCGGGCGTGCCAGATCAAGCGGGTCCACGGTCAGTTCGCCGGCCCGCTGCGGCGATGGCGCCGCTGCATAGTCGACTCGCTTGATTTGCAACGCCAGGCCCAGCTGATCGGCGCGCTGACGCAGCAGTTCAGGGTCGGCGACCGCCACGATTTCGGCGGCGTGGGCACGCTGGGCGATGCGTACCGCCAGATCGGGGCCAATGCCGGCGGGTTCGCCGGGCGTCAGCAAAACACGAGACAGGCGCGCCACCAGCGGTTACGAGCCGGGCGTGCCGGGGGTGGGCTGGTAGTTCGGCATCCGGATATCGACGTAAGCCTCGTCGCGCAGCTTGCGCAGCCACAACTTGCCCTTTTCCCGGGCGCGCTTGCGCCCGAGCGCCTCGCGTGCCTTGTTGCGCTTGGCTTCCTGCGTTTCGTCGCGCTGACGACGGGCGATCAGCTTGATGATTTCGTAGCCGTCGTGGGTCTGGAAGATATGGCTGATCTCGCCCTTGTGGAGGTTCTCGATGTGTCGCCGCGTATCCGGAGACAGGCGGTTGAGCGGGATCCAGCCCACATCGCCGCCCTGGCGAGCGGTGCTCGAGTCGTCCGAATACTTGCGGGCGAGCGCGGCGAAGTCGGCGCCGGCAAGCAGACGTTGGCGAATTTGCTGGGCCAGCTTGCGGGTCCGCGCATCGCTGCGGATCTCGTTGGGTTTCAGGATGATGTGGCGGATATGCGCCTCGGTCACCATGACCTTTTTCTGATGGTTGTCGGACGAGTTGTTCTTGCCGCCACGCTCGTTTTCGAGCTTGAGTAGATACAGCCCGTCCGGTCCGCGGAATACCGGGCTGACCTGGCCGGGTTTCAGGCCGGCCAGCGCGCTGTCGAAACTGTCCGGCAGCTTGGCGCCCGAGACCCAGCCCATATCGCCGCCATTGGCTGCATTCGGACCCTGAGAGACCGAACGCGCGGCGTCGGCGAAGCTCGTCTTGCCCGACGTGATCTGCTTGCGCAGGGTGGTCAGCCGGTCGCGAACCACGCCCGCGGAGGTGGAATCCGAACCGGTGGTCACGTCCAGTTTGATCTGGCGCAGATGGTACTGGTGGTTGCGCGAAAAGCGCAGGGACTGGTTCTGCAGATAACGGTCGACGTCCTGATCGGATACCGACACCTTGCCCATGACCTCCTTCTGGCGAACCTTGGAGATCTTGATCTCTTCGCGCACGTGCTGGCGCACATCGGACATGCTCATGCCGCTCTGTTGGACCGCCTGGGTGAACTGCTGCAGATTCATGTTGTTGCGCTGGGCGATTCGCGACAGCCCCTGTTGCAGCTCGGCCTTGGAGACCTTGATGCCATCCTGATTGGCTTTCTGGATCTGCAGCTGGCGCATGATGAGTTGATCAAGCACCTGGGAGCGCAGCACGTTGCGCGGCATCTGGCCGATCTGGGCGGCGTTCTGCTGCTTGACCTGGGCGACCGCGGCATCCAGCTCGCTCTTGAGGATGACGTCGTTGTTGACCACGGCGACGATCTTGTCCAGCGACTGCGGCTTCTGGTTCTGGCTCGACATCCCGCCGAGCGAGAAGCTGTCGAGCCCGCCGCCTGCCCCCAGTTGCTGGGCGCTGGCGAGCGGTAGCGCGAGGACGAAGATGAGACACCCGATGACCGGGCGTAGTAGGGAGGGATATTTCATGGCGAACGGATCGTATCAAAGGTGCCGGTCGAGCGCGTTTGCGGCGTGGCGCTGAACATGTCGTGCTGCACGAACGACGACACGCTTTTGCCGAAGCGGCCCAGGCCGCGCAGCACGAACTGGAACATGATGGTGCTGTTCTGGTGGCTGTTGTAGTCCACATAGTGGCGCCACGCCAACCGCACCGCGTAACAGCAGGACGGGCGATACTCCAGTCCTGCGAGGGTCTCGATGTTTTGATGGCGCTTAAACGAATAGTTCCATCGGCCGATCACATCGAGCCGTGAGCCCAGCGGCGCGCGAATGCCGATGGCCGCCTGCGACAGGGTCTCGAACTGCCCGGGAATGAGCGTGGTCGCATACACGCGGCTGCCGTGACGGTCATAGGGCAGGCGCGTGACGGTGCGCGCCGGGCGGTAGTTGCGATAGTAGCGATAGCCGAGGTCGAGTTGATAACTGTCGCGATGGCCGATCGTGGCGGTCGCGATGGCGCGATCGATTTCCGCCGCATGCGCGTCGTAGCTGAGGGTGGCCCGCGTGGTGAACATGTCGGACGGCGAGAACAGGCCGCCGGCGACATAATCGGAGCCGTGCTTGTTATAGCCGGTGGTCCCGCTGTTGGGCAGTCCCACTCGCAGGTTGCGAAAACTGGTGACCCGGCCGAGATCGAACCGCGCCACGGTGCGCCCCGTATTCGGGGACACCAGATGCGAGCTCACCCCGACGGTGACCTGGTTGGCATCGCCGATGCGGTCGATGCCAGTGTAGCGATTGTCCGCGAACAACTGGTCGTAGTTGAGCGTGGCGCTGCTCGAGTCGAAGATCGGGATATTCGACTGGTTCTCATAGCCGACCAGCAGATACTGCATGCGCGGCTTGAGGGTCTGGATCCAGCCGTTGTCGAGCGTGCGCGAAAAGCGCAGGCCGGCGTCGGCCTTGAAGCTGGGAATTTCGCGGTTGATGGTGTTTTGGGTGGGTTGGACGTAGCGGTCACTGGCCGCGTACTGCAAATTGCTCAGGTCGTAGTGCGTAAGCCGATAGGCGGCTTCGCTGTTGGCGAACCAGCCGCCATGATCCACGCCCCAGACTAGGCGTGGGCGCAGGTCGGTACGGTAGGCGTCGATGCTTTGGTCGCGGCGGAAATCGGTGAACTGGGCGTCGAGACCGGCCTGAAACGGCGCCGTGGGCGTCAGCAGATTGAGCGTGGCCTGGGGCATGCGCCGGTACGGACGCGGGTCGAAGCGCCCGCCGAGGCCATTGAAATGATTGCGCAGGGTCTGAAAATCCTGTGCCAGCAAGGAGAATTTCATCCCGGGCTGGACCGCCGTGAGCTCGAAGCTGCGATCGAGCTGATACGTGGACGTATCCTCGAGGGTGTTCGACAGATCCCGGAAATAGTAGCGATCGGAAACCCGGTTGTACTTGGCCTGGATGCCGATATGTGGGGTGATCTGACCGGTATGCTCGAAGTGTTCGAGATCCCGTTCCGCGCCGTACTTGCTGTCGTACGGCAGCACCTGGCCATCGAATTCGCCTTTCTGGTGTGGCTTCAGATAGCGGAACTGGGCGCCGAGCTGAAAGCCGCGTTTGCTCATCACGCGTGGCGTCAACGTCGCGTCGTAGTTGGGTGCCAGATTAATGTAGTACGGCGTGGCCAGCTCGAAGCCGGTACGGCTGGCGGTGCCGAACGTCGGCGCCAGGAAGCCCGTATGGCGTTGATTGTCGATCGGGAAATTCAGATACGGCGTGTACAACACCGGCACGCCGTAGATCTTCATGATGGCGTTATGGGCCACCCCGCGTCCGCTCTGACGATCGATATCGATACGGCGGGCCGACAGCAGCCAGGCCTTGGTCGGGCCGGGGCAGGTACTGTAGTCGGCGTCGTGTAGCCGGTAACGGTTATCGCCGAGCGAGTTGACGCGGGCGGCTTTGCCGCGTGCGCCCGAATCGAGCACCGAATAATGCGTGCCGTCGAATTCGCCGGTACGCCGGTCGATGTTGATGTTGCCCTTGTTGGCGGTTAAGTACAGCCCGTCGCGCAGATATTTCAGGCCCCCATGCGCGGTTGCTTCCGACGTCTTGCGGTTGTAGCGGATGTAGGGGGCTTCCAGCGTCTGCCTGTTGCGTTCAAGATGCACGTGGCCCTGGGCGGTTGCGATGTCATGGGCCATGTTGGCCTGATCGGCCACGAGTGTGGACGCATTCCCCGCAGCCGGTAGACTCAGCGGCGGCGGGGCGATCGGGCAGCTCTGCGTATTCGTGCCGGCGGCCGCCAGTACCGCCGGGGTATAGATCAACGCGCCGGACAGCGCCCAGCCCAGCACCCCGGCGCGTGTCGCGCAATGCAATTTGAAATGAATCACGGCGGGATGTCACACCAATTAGCACCGGCTCATGCCGCGACGCCATCAAGCGCCCCGCGGGCCGGCCGAAATCATTGTATTCGCAAGCAATGCCCCTTCGGTCTGCGATTATGCGCACCGCGGCGCGCCCTCGCAACGCAAGCCGGGACAGCGCGCGCATGAATTCGGCCGTGGATCGACGCTACGATCAGCTCGTGGCATGGCTCGTCGCACGCATCGGCGGCCCGTTGGCATGGGAAACCGTATCGGCCGATGCCAGCCGTCGGCGTTATTTCCGCGCCCGGCGGGGTGGCCGGAG is from Salinisphaera sp. LB1 and encodes:
- the rsmA gene encoding 16S rRNA (adenine(1518)-N(6)/adenine(1519)-N(6))-dimethyltransferase RsmA, with the translated sequence MARKRFGQHFLHERGVIDRILAAVNANADDRMVEIGPGEGALTEPLLDRLDQLSVIEIDRDLIARWADRAAQRKGLEVIAGDALGIDYGALAERRAGPLRLVGNLPYNISSPLLFALLTSTAKITDMHFMLQKEVVDRMVAAPGSRDYGRLSVAIAARAEASLLFDVGPGAFRPPPRVMSSVVRLVPRPPDFVIDDTRMFDRIVTAAFGQRRKTLRNGLKRFLDAETIAACDVDPSERAEQLAAADFARLANAAARATDVG
- the pdxA gene encoding 4-hydroxythreonine-4-phosphate dehydrogenase PdxA; protein product: MARLSRVLLTPGEPAGIGPDLAVRIAQRAHAAEIVAVADPELLRQRADQLGLALQIKRVDYAAAPSPQRAGELTVDPLDLARPAEAGRLDPDNAPYVLATLDRAVARCRDGAADALVTGPVHKAVINQAGFAFTGHTGYLAARCHSAAPVMMLTTDDGSLRVALATVHIPLSAVPGAINGADLAHTLDTLHAGLGQRFGMARPRIRVAGLNPHAGENGYLGREEIDIIAPAIEAARSRGIDAVGPLPADTLFTRDQLAQADVVLAMYHDQGLPVIKHLGFSRTVNVSLGLPIVRTSVDHGTALELAGTDRVDTGSLEAALKIAAQMVASDHGA
- a CDS encoding peptidylprolyl isomerase, translated to MKYPSLLRPVIGCLIFVLALPLASAQQLGAGGGLDSFSLGGMSSQNQKPQSLDKIVAVVNNDVILKSELDAAVAQVKQQNAAQIGQMPRNVLRSQVLDQLIMRQLQIQKANQDGIKVSKAELQQGLSRIAQRNNMNLQQFTQAVQQSGMSMSDVRQHVREEIKISKVRQKEVMGKVSVSDQDVDRYLQNQSLRFSRNHQYHLRQIKLDVTTGSDSTSAGVVRDRLTTLRKQITSGKTSFADAARSVSQGPNAANGGDMGWVSGAKLPDSFDSALAGLKPGQVSPVFRGPDGLYLLKLENERGGKNNSSDNHQKKVMVTEAHIRHIILKPNEIRSDARTRKLAQQIRQRLLAGADFAALARKYSDDSSTARQGGDVGWIPLNRLSPDTRRHIENLHKGEISHIFQTHDGYEIIKLIARRQRDETQEAKRNKAREALGRKRAREKGKLWLRKLRDEAYVDIRMPNYQPTPGTPGS
- a CDS encoding LPS-assembly protein LptD, producing the protein MIHFKLHCATRAGVLGWALSGALIYTPAVLAAAGTNTQSCPIAPPPLSLPAAGNASTLVADQANMAHDIATAQGHVHLERNRQTLEAPYIRYNRKTSEATAHGGLKYLRDGLYLTANKGNINIDRRTGEFDGTHYSVLDSGARGKAARVNSLGDNRYRLHDADYSTCPGPTKAWLLSARRIDIDRQSGRGVAHNAIMKIYGVPVLYTPYLNFPIDNQRHTGFLAPTFGTASRTGFELATPYYINLAPNYDATLTPRVMSKRGFQLGAQFRYLKPHQKGEFDGQVLPYDSKYGAERDLEHFEHTGQITPHIGIQAKYNRVSDRYYFRDLSNTLEDTSTYQLDRSFELTAVQPGMKFSLLAQDFQTLRNHFNGLGGRFDPRPYRRMPQATLNLLTPTAPFQAGLDAQFTDFRRDQSIDAYRTDLRPRLVWGVDHGGWFANSEAAYRLTHYDLSNLQYAASDRYVQPTQNTINREIPSFKADAGLRFSRTLDNGWIQTLKPRMQYLLVGYENQSNIPIFDSSSATLNYDQLFADNRYTGIDRIGDANQVTVGVSSHLVSPNTGRTVARFDLGRVTSFRNLRVGLPNSGTTGYNKHGSDYVAGGLFSPSDMFTTRATLSYDAHAAEIDRAIATATIGHRDSYQLDLGYRYYRNYRPARTVTRLPYDRHGSRVYATTLIPGQFETLSQAAIGIRAPLGSRLDVIGRWNYSFKRHQNIETLAGLEYRPSCCYAVRLAWRHYVDYNSHQNSTIMFQFVLRGLGRFGKSVSSFVQHDMFSATPQTRSTGTFDTIRSP